From one Haloferax marinisediminis genomic stretch:
- a CDS encoding DUF7322 domain-containing protein gives MTNDERREDELETSDSSSGSTQNAERPAHDVASGTDRVKRWADPESRWGNPERDLPKIPRVKVPGQEGDGSLKSEFSDDAPDLSADIDPELSRLFWASVLLANVGVAGITLGPMLVYFRGQLLIGAGVTALGIGALVRVYSMYQEYKATDWSSDDDEEAESTDDDSDTPDDERNR, from the coding sequence GTGACGAACGACGAGCGACGCGAGGACGAGTTGGAGACGTCAGACTCGTCTTCCGGGAGCACGCAGAACGCAGAGCGGCCTGCTCACGACGTGGCTTCCGGGACCGACCGCGTAAAGCGATGGGCCGACCCAGAGTCCAGATGGGGAAACCCCGAGCGGGACCTCCCCAAGATTCCTCGCGTCAAGGTTCCGGGTCAGGAAGGCGACGGAAGCCTGAAATCGGAGTTCAGCGACGACGCGCCAGACCTCTCTGCCGACATCGACCCCGAACTGTCGCGCCTGTTCTGGGCGAGCGTCCTCCTCGCCAACGTCGGCGTCGCCGGAATCACACTTGGCCCGATGCTCGTCTACTTCCGTGGCCAGTTGTTGATTGGCGCGGGTGTGACGGCCCTCGGTATTGGCGCACTCGTTCGCGTCTACTCGATGTATCAAGAGTACAAGGCCACAGACTGGTCGTCCGACGACGACGAGGAAGCCGAGTCCACCGACGACGATAGCGACACGCCCGACGACGAGCGCAACCGCTAA
- a CDS encoding DUF7346 family protein: MRTVRGPDGRTYLLVKRSSDSSRVRDPKTGDERYLPNDDLEDVSGESPLETAARAVPESVRRILVATPTERGLGLLVDLVDRGPLPVVDLMGAYDLCESDLHGLLTEFRIAGLVEETTVYGERGYEATAVAKEGIERLRASE, from the coding sequence ATGCGTACCGTTCGCGGGCCCGACGGCCGAACCTACTTGCTCGTCAAACGCTCCAGCGACAGCAGCCGCGTCCGCGACCCGAAGACTGGTGACGAGCGCTACCTGCCGAACGACGACCTCGAAGACGTCAGCGGGGAATCGCCGCTCGAAACTGCGGCGCGTGCCGTCCCAGAGTCGGTTCGCCGAATCCTCGTCGCGACGCCGACCGAGCGCGGACTGGGCCTCCTCGTCGACCTCGTCGACCGCGGCCCCCTTCCTGTCGTGGACCTCATGGGCGCGTACGACCTCTGCGAGAGCGACCTCCACGGCCTCTTGACGGAGTTCCGAATCGCCGGCCTCGTCGAAGAGACGACAGTCTACGGCGAGCGAGGCTACGAGGCGACAGCGGTCGCAAAAGAGGGAATCGAGCGTCTGCGAGCGAGTGAGTGA
- the rad50 gene encoding DNA double-strand break repair ATPase Rad50 has translation MRFTHVSLRNFKPYDDAELDVRDGVTVIHGVNGSGKSSLLEACFFALYGSKALSGTLEDVVTTGEDDAEIELEFVHDGGTYRIERRIRISGERATTAKCVLEGPDGTVEGARDVRRHVASLLRMDAEAFVNCAYVQQGEVNKLINASPAQRQDMIDDLLQLGKLEEYRERAGNARLGVEDVLTSKRSVLEDIESQIAAKEDEDLHARLNALESELAEVDEKLSNYEAQRDKAKSTLDAAQSTLDEHAEKRERLVEVESTIEDLQSKVAADEAQRDKLTEQIHDLDGKLGDLDDEIETALTETDLDDATEASIDARREALAERESEIREELSESRQQAQALATQAERLEERAADLEARAKEKRDAAEADETAADEAAAELESFRKKRTTIESSLEDIDDRFADAPVDRGSAAALLEERRRDRSEARESLAETETELKNARERLAEAEALRDAGKCPECGQAVEGSPHVDAIGDRSAEVESLENERDELESTVEDLDAAVERAERLVEAETRADTLSDRLEHLDERIEDRETTVDSRREAVTEKREAAAELVEEASTKREAATTQTDRAETVESTVEDLEADLDALETRRERLDRVESLVERRDDTVDTQERLREKRETLADVNRERREHLQDRKTRRKELREAVDEDAVESAKKRKQNAAEYLDKVETDVLPQLRDQRDDLQSQIGGVQSDLERLEELRERRDSLAERVGALDSLHDEVSTLESTYGDLRADLRQRNVEVLERMLNETFDLVYANDAYSRIRLDGEYGLTVFQKDGTALEPEQLSGGERALFNLSLRCAIYRLLAEGIDGAAPLPPLILDEPTVFLDDGHVSRLVDLVEDMQTRGVKQILIVSHDNELVGAADDLVRVEKNPTTNRSSVERTDAPDLASALADD, from the coding sequence ATGAGGTTCACTCACGTTTCCCTCCGGAACTTCAAGCCGTACGACGACGCCGAACTGGACGTCCGCGACGGCGTCACCGTCATCCACGGCGTCAACGGCAGCGGAAAGTCGTCGCTCCTCGAAGCGTGCTTCTTCGCACTGTACGGGTCGAAAGCGCTCTCCGGAACCCTCGAAGACGTCGTGACGACTGGCGAGGACGACGCCGAAATCGAACTCGAATTCGTCCACGACGGCGGCACGTACCGTATCGAGCGCCGCATCCGCATCTCCGGTGAGCGAGCGACCACCGCGAAGTGTGTCCTCGAAGGGCCAGACGGGACCGTCGAAGGGGCGCGAGACGTCCGGCGACACGTCGCGTCGCTCCTCCGGATGGACGCCGAGGCGTTCGTCAACTGCGCGTACGTCCAGCAGGGCGAGGTCAACAAACTCATCAACGCCTCGCCGGCCCAGCGACAGGACATGATAGACGACCTGCTCCAACTCGGGAAACTCGAAGAGTACCGAGAACGGGCCGGTAACGCCCGTCTGGGTGTCGAAGACGTGCTGACGAGCAAGCGGAGCGTCCTCGAAGATATCGAGTCACAAATCGCGGCCAAAGAAGACGAAGACCTCCACGCGCGACTCAACGCGCTCGAATCCGAACTCGCCGAGGTCGACGAGAAGCTCTCGAACTACGAAGCACAACGCGACAAGGCGAAATCGACGCTCGATGCAGCGCAGTCGACGCTGGACGAACACGCCGAGAAGCGAGAGCGCCTCGTGGAGGTCGAATCGACCATCGAAGACCTCCAGTCGAAGGTCGCGGCGGACGAAGCACAGCGTGACAAACTCACCGAGCAAATCCATGACCTCGACGGGAAACTCGGTGACCTTGACGACGAAATCGAGACCGCACTGACGGAGACAGACCTCGACGACGCCACCGAAGCGTCGATAGACGCCCGTCGGGAGGCACTCGCCGAGCGCGAATCCGAGATTCGCGAGGAGCTATCCGAGTCACGACAGCAGGCTCAGGCCCTCGCCACGCAGGCGGAACGCCTCGAAGAACGTGCCGCGGACCTCGAAGCGCGCGCGAAAGAGAAACGAGATGCTGCCGAGGCAGACGAGACGGCCGCGGACGAAGCGGCAGCTGAACTCGAATCCTTCCGCAAGAAACGGACGACCATCGAGTCGTCGCTCGAAGACATCGATGACCGATTCGCCGATGCGCCCGTCGACCGTGGGTCGGCGGCGGCTCTCCTCGAAGAACGACGGCGTGACCGCTCGGAGGCCCGCGAATCGCTCGCGGAGACCGAGACAGAACTGAAGAACGCACGCGAACGACTGGCCGAGGCCGAGGCGCTCCGCGACGCTGGCAAGTGTCCCGAGTGTGGGCAAGCAGTCGAGGGGTCGCCACACGTCGATGCCATCGGCGACCGTTCTGCCGAAGTCGAGTCACTCGAAAACGAGCGAGACGAACTCGAATCGACGGTCGAAGACCTCGACGCAGCAGTCGAGCGAGCAGAGCGACTCGTGGAAGCCGAGACCCGCGCCGACACGCTCTCCGACCGACTCGAACATCTCGACGAACGCATCGAAGACCGCGAGACGACGGTCGATTCACGCCGCGAGGCAGTTACAGAAAAGCGAGAGGCAGCCGCCGAACTCGTCGAGGAGGCGTCTACGAAACGCGAGGCAGCGACGACGCAGACCGACCGTGCCGAGACTGTCGAATCGACGGTCGAAGACCTCGAAGCGGACCTCGACGCGCTCGAAACCCGCCGTGAGCGACTGGACCGTGTCGAGTCACTCGTCGAGCGACGTGACGACACGGTCGACACACAAGAGCGACTTCGCGAGAAGCGCGAGACGCTCGCCGACGTCAACCGCGAGCGACGAGAACACCTCCAAGACCGGAAAACTCGGCGGAAGGAACTCCGGGAGGCAGTCGACGAAGACGCAGTCGAGTCCGCCAAGAAACGCAAGCAGAACGCCGCGGAGTACCTCGACAAGGTCGAAACCGACGTACTCCCCCAACTGCGAGACCAGCGCGACGACCTGCAGAGTCAGATTGGTGGCGTCCAGTCGGACCTCGAACGGTTGGAAGAACTCCGCGAACGACGCGACAGCCTCGCCGAGCGAGTCGGTGCGCTCGACTCCCTCCACGACGAGGTGTCGACGCTCGAATCGACGTACGGTGACCTCCGAGCGGACCTTCGCCAGCGGAACGTCGAGGTGCTCGAACGGATGCTCAACGAGACGTTCGACCTCGTCTACGCGAACGACGCGTACTCACGTATCCGTCTCGACGGCGAGTACGGCCTCACCGTCTTCCAGAAGGACGGCACGGCGCTCGAACCCGAGCAGTTGTCCGGCGGGGAGCGTGCGCTGTTCAACCTCAGTCTTCGGTGTGCAATCTATCGACTCCTCGCGGAGGGTATCGACGGCGCCGCCCCACTGCCGCCGCTCATCCTCGACGAACCGACCGTCTTCCTCGACGACGGCCACGTCTCACGCTTGGTCGACCTCGTCGAAGACATGCAGACCCGTGGTGTCAAACAGATTCTCATCGTCAGCCACGACAACGAACTCGTCGGAGCGGCAGACGACCTCGTCCGCGTCGAAAAGAACCCGACGACGAACCGCTCGTCTGTCGAGCGAACGGACGCGCCTGACCTCGCGAGCGCCCTCGCCGACGACTGA
- the mre11 gene encoding DNA double-strand break repair protein Mre11, protein MTRVIHTGDTHIGYQQYHSPERRQDFLDAFEQVVADAISEEVDAVVHAGDLYHDRRPELPDLLGTLAALRRLDDAEIPFLAIVGNHESTRGGQWLDLFERLGLATRLGSDPYVLGDVAFYGLDHVPRSRRDDLDYHFEPHDTSHAALVAHGLFTPFAHADWETETVLDESNVEFDAMLLGDNHVPDQVDLDGTWVTYCGSTERASASERDPRGYNLVTFDAGTVDIRRRTLETRSFEFIDVDLSGDEGIERVRQRLREFDLEDAVVIVDLNGDGESVTPAAVESFAVEQGALVARVNDRRDIDTEAELSVDVSFADPDEAVRERVREMGLSTAALDVDETVRASKVADSNVRDKVRERVASLLDDDPGAFVAAQTDSDDSEPTDTESGPSTKPEPSTEPPTESESPTEPEPPTETDTVTESTTAASEQPTTDEAATNEAATDEPVTDKAETDEAATDEVTSESESDPEPARDSSLGDFA, encoded by the coding sequence ATGACACGGGTGATACACACCGGCGACACCCACATTGGGTACCAGCAGTACCATTCGCCGGAGCGCCGTCAGGACTTCCTCGACGCCTTCGAACAGGTCGTCGCGGACGCGATTTCGGAGGAGGTGGACGCCGTCGTCCACGCGGGCGACCTCTACCACGACCGCCGCCCCGAACTCCCCGACCTCCTCGGGACCCTCGCCGCGCTCCGCCGCCTCGACGATGCAGAGATTCCGTTCCTCGCTATCGTCGGGAACCACGAGTCGACGCGCGGAGGCCAGTGGCTGGACCTCTTCGAGCGCCTCGGTTTGGCGACTCGGCTCGGGAGCGACCCCTACGTCCTCGGCGACGTGGCCTTCTACGGACTCGACCACGTTCCGCGCTCCCGCCGAGACGACCTCGACTACCACTTCGAACCACACGACACGTCGCACGCGGCCCTCGTCGCACACGGCCTGTTCACTCCCTTCGCACACGCTGATTGGGAGACCGAGACGGTCCTCGACGAGTCGAACGTCGAGTTCGACGCGATGCTCCTCGGCGACAACCACGTCCCCGACCAGGTGGACCTCGACGGCACGTGGGTGACCTACTGTGGGTCGACCGAGCGCGCGAGCGCGAGCGAACGCGACCCGCGCGGATACAACCTCGTCACGTTCGACGCGGGAACCGTGGATATCCGTCGGCGAACCCTCGAAACTCGCTCGTTCGAGTTCATCGACGTCGACCTCTCTGGCGACGAAGGTATCGAACGCGTTCGACAGCGCCTCCGTGAGTTCGACCTCGAAGACGCCGTTGTCATCGTCGACCTGAACGGCGACGGCGAATCGGTGACGCCTGCCGCAGTCGAGTCGTTCGCCGTCGAACAGGGCGCACTCGTCGCCCGAGTCAACGACCGCCGCGACATCGACACCGAGGCAGAACTCTCGGTCGACGTGTCGTTTGCCGACCCGGACGAGGCAGTGCGCGAGAGAGTCCGCGAGATGGGTCTCTCGACCGCCGCACTCGACGTGGACGAGACGGTCCGCGCGAGCAAAGTGGCCGACTCGAACGTCCGCGACAAAGTACGCGAACGCGTCGCCTCGCTCCTCGACGACGACCCCGGTGCGTTCGTCGCCGCTCAGACAGACTCCGACGACAGCGAACCGACTGACACCGAATCGGGACCGTCGACGAAACCGGAGCCGTCGACTGAACCACCGACAGAGTCGGAGTCACCGACCGAACCAGAACCACCGACTGAAACTGACACTGTGACAGAATCGACCACGGCAGCGTCGGAGCAGCCGACCACCGACGAAGCTGCAACCAACGAAGCGGCAACTGACGAACCAGTAACAGACAAAGCGGAAACTGACGAAGCGGCGACCGACGAAGTGACCTCCGAATCCGAGTCAGACCCCGAACCGGCCCGAGACAGTTCGCTGGGTGATTTCGCATGA
- a CDS encoding helix-turn-helix domain-containing protein — protein sequence MSTTEAVERESEPQTEDRWAAVRDMPPSAKLVAKILDYEDTLTQSEIAEESLLPPRTVRYALSRLEEEGAVDSRFSFSDARKRLYTLNI from the coding sequence ATGAGCACCACCGAAGCGGTCGAACGAGAATCCGAGCCACAAACTGAAGACCGGTGGGCCGCGGTTCGCGACATGCCCCCGAGTGCGAAGTTGGTCGCGAAGATACTCGACTACGAAGACACGCTCACTCAGAGCGAAATCGCCGAAGAGTCGCTTCTTCCCCCACGGACGGTTCGCTACGCGCTCTCCCGACTCGAAGAGGAAGGCGCGGTCGACTCCCGATTTTCGTTCTCTGACGCACGAAAGCGTCTCTACACACTCAACATTTAA
- the pan1 gene encoding proteasome-activating nucleotidase Pan1 codes for MTDTVDDVDLPYDKDSASQQEKITALQERLEVLETQNEEMRDKLLDANAENNKYQQKLERLTHENKKLKQSPLFVATVQEITDEGVIIKQHGNNQEALTEVTDEMREQLEPDARVAVNNSLSIVKRLDKETDVRARVMQVEHSPDVTYEDIGGLEEQMQEVRETVEMPLDRPEMFEKVGIDPPAGVLLYGPPGTGKTMLAKAVANQTNASFIKMAGSELVHKFIGEGAKLVRDLFEVARENEPAVIFIDEIDAIASKRTDSKTSGDAEVQRTMMQLLAEMDGFDERGNIRLIAATNRFDMLDPAILRPGRFDRLIEVPKPNEDGREIIFKIHTRKMNVSDDVDFRELAELAEDASGADVKAICTEAGMFAIRDDRTEIFMQDFLDAWEKIQKEAEDTESVSRAFA; via the coding sequence ATGACCGACACTGTGGACGACGTCGACCTACCGTACGACAAGGATTCGGCGTCGCAGCAGGAGAAGATCACCGCCCTTCAAGAGCGGCTCGAAGTTCTCGAAACGCAGAACGAGGAGATGCGCGATAAACTCCTCGACGCAAACGCAGAGAACAACAAGTATCAGCAGAAGCTCGAGCGTCTTACTCACGAGAACAAGAAGCTCAAGCAGTCGCCGCTTTTCGTTGCGACGGTGCAGGAAATCACCGACGAGGGGGTCATCATCAAGCAGCATGGTAACAACCAAGAGGCCCTCACCGAGGTGACTGACGAGATGCGCGAGCAGTTAGAACCTGACGCGCGTGTCGCTGTGAACAACTCTCTGTCTATCGTAAAGCGACTCGACAAGGAAACAGACGTCCGGGCACGCGTCATGCAAGTCGAGCACAGCCCCGATGTGACCTACGAGGACATCGGTGGACTCGAAGAGCAGATGCAAGAGGTCCGCGAGACCGTCGAGATGCCGCTCGACCGTCCCGAGATGTTCGAGAAGGTGGGTATCGACCCGCCGGCTGGCGTGCTCCTCTACGGCCCGCCGGGTACCGGGAAGACGATGCTGGCGAAGGCCGTCGCGAACCAGACGAACGCTTCGTTCATCAAGATGGCCGGGTCCGAACTGGTGCACAAGTTCATCGGTGAGGGCGCGAAACTCGTCCGCGACCTGTTCGAGGTCGCCCGCGAGAACGAACCGGCCGTCATCTTCATCGACGAAATCGACGCCATCGCATCCAAGCGGACCGACTCGAAGACCTCCGGCGACGCCGAGGTCCAGCGGACGATGATGCAACTCCTCGCCGAGATGGACGGCTTCGACGAGCGCGGAAACATCCGCCTCATCGCGGCGACCAACCGCTTCGACATGCTCGACCCCGCGATTCTCCGCCCCGGCCGGTTCGACCGCCTCATCGAGGTGCCCAAGCCGAACGAGGACGGACGTGAGATTATCTTCAAGATTCACACGCGGAAGATGAACGTCTCCGACGACGTGGACTTCAGAGAACTCGCCGAACTCGCCGAGGACGCGTCCGGTGCCGACGTCAAGGCAATCTGTACGGAAGCCGGGATGTTCGCCATCCGCGACGACCGCACGGAAATCTTCATGCAGGACTTCCTCGACGCCTGGGAGAAGATTCAGAAAGAAGCAGAAGACACAGAATCCGTCTCGCGCGCGTTCGCCTGA
- the nth gene encoding endonuclease III yields the protein MGTPLDTRTAQAEEVLDRLYEEYPDTTISLTYSNRLELLIAVMLSAQCTDERVNKVTAELFAKYDSAEDYADADQEELAEDINSITYYNNKAKYIRSACADILEKHDGEVPDTMSELTELAGVGRKTANVVLQHGHDIVEGIVVDTHVQRLSRRLGLTEEEYPEKIETDLMPVVPETDWQQFTHLFISHGRAVCDARNPDCDACALEDICPSSKLDHDVDLASGDEW from the coding sequence ATGGGCACGCCACTCGACACCCGCACGGCGCAAGCCGAAGAAGTCCTCGACCGACTCTACGAGGAGTACCCCGATACGACCATCTCTCTCACCTATTCGAACCGTCTCGAACTCCTCATCGCCGTCATGCTCTCTGCGCAGTGTACCGACGAGCGCGTCAACAAGGTCACCGCAGAGTTGTTCGCAAAGTACGACTCAGCCGAGGACTACGCCGACGCCGACCAAGAGGAGTTGGCCGAAGACATCAACTCCATCACCTACTACAACAACAAGGCGAAATACATCCGCAGCGCGTGCGCGGACATACTCGAAAAGCACGACGGTGAGGTTCCGGACACGATGTCCGAACTCACCGAGCTCGCCGGCGTCGGCCGGAAGACTGCGAACGTCGTCCTCCAACACGGGCACGACATCGTCGAGGGAATCGTCGTCGACACGCACGTCCAGCGCCTCTCGCGCCGACTTGGCCTCACCGAAGAGGAGTACCCCGAAAAAATCGAAACAGACCTCATGCCTGTCGTCCCCGAGACAGACTGGCAGCAGTTCACCCACCTGTTCATCAGTCACGGCCGCGCAGTCTGTGACGCCCGCAACCCAGACTGTGACGCGTGCGCGCTCGAAGATATCTGTCCGTCGTCGAAACTCGACCACGACGTCGACCTCGCCAGCGGCGACGAGTGGTAA
- a CDS encoding DUF7321 family protein → MADETTLATLAALTVTASLPFYLYGAWIMIDAETVSWDVLVYHLKVIFPGLVLNTVPVVTWMMPRLLQQLNGLSALHAILGLQAYAMLVFALTGIVRIFQAKWEADLYRNPDPTVSLDDLHENMGAWRGRLRIGVFGYVIFWFLAWLLGVYRYVTGYLLV, encoded by the coding sequence ATGGCAGACGAGACGACCCTCGCCACCCTCGCCGCGCTCACCGTCACGGCCAGTCTTCCGTTCTACCTCTACGGTGCGTGGATTATGATAGACGCCGAGACGGTGTCGTGGGACGTTCTCGTGTACCACCTGAAGGTCATCTTCCCGGGGCTCGTCTTGAACACGGTCCCGGTCGTCACGTGGATGATGCCGCGACTGCTCCAACAGTTGAACGGGCTGAGCGCCCTGCACGCCATCCTCGGCCTGCAGGCGTACGCGATGCTCGTCTTCGCACTCACCGGTATCGTCCGCATCTTCCAAGCGAAGTGGGAAGCGGACCTCTACCGTAATCCAGACCCGACAGTCTCACTCGACGACCTCCACGAGAACATGGGTGCGTGGCGTGGCCGCCTCCGAATTGGCGTGTTCGGGTACGTCATCTTCTGGTTCCTCGCGTGGCTTCTCGGCGTGTACCGATACGTCACGGGGTATCTGCTCGTCTAA
- a CDS encoding DUF7319 domain-containing protein has product MADSSSAPADDRTSPDAGADDAVSEDELEALRREVEEKYDFENFGPADMAKMSVEEWEAAFDPDSWVVGEELLDRVEEELRYRVAIREVFAVLERVTENGEPRILAYSDEGYAVVYPDGSVEGEGTVLRDVKPTVALCSMDDFEVNSAPENVRLPSPDEVSQGTGDFGNRMLQIVAFGQLLGGVALIGAWIIVPTVQSIVAPVVGFGFLLIGLFLFVTVANARLSDRFRSEEYRDRLRAIGLEDGERPAFVPSFDGDAEVQSLVEGPDGEPLSSEGS; this is encoded by the coding sequence ATGGCAGATTCGTCTTCCGCACCGGCCGACGACCGAACGTCGCCGGACGCGGGTGCCGACGATGCGGTGTCCGAGGACGAACTCGAAGCCCTTCGCCGTGAGGTCGAAGAGAAGTACGACTTCGAAAACTTCGGCCCCGCAGATATGGCGAAGATGAGCGTCGAAGAGTGGGAAGCAGCGTTCGACCCGGACTCGTGGGTCGTCGGCGAAGAACTCCTCGACCGCGTCGAAGAAGAACTCCGATACCGGGTCGCAATCCGAGAGGTGTTCGCCGTGCTCGAACGCGTCACCGAAAACGGCGAGCCTCGAATCCTCGCGTACTCAGACGAAGGCTACGCAGTCGTCTATCCAGACGGCAGCGTCGAAGGCGAGGGGACGGTCCTCCGGGACGTGAAACCCACCGTCGCACTCTGTTCGATGGACGACTTCGAGGTGAACAGCGCACCCGAGAACGTCCGTCTCCCCAGCCCTGACGAAGTTTCGCAGGGGACCGGCGACTTCGGGAACCGGATGCTCCAAATCGTCGCCTTCGGGCAGTTACTCGGCGGGGTCGCACTCATCGGTGCGTGGATTATCGTCCCGACGGTCCAGTCGATCGTCGCGCCAGTCGTCGGCTTTGGCTTCCTCCTCATCGGTCTCTTCCTCTTCGTCACTGTCGCGAACGCACGACTCTCCGACCGGTTCCGGTCTGAAGAGTATCGTGACCGACTCCGCGCGATTGGCCTCGAAGACGGCGAACGGCCGGCGTTCGTCCCGTCGTTCGACGGCGACGCGGAGGTTCAGTCGCTGGTCGAAGGGCCAGACGGTGAACCCCTCAGTTCTGAGGGCTCGTAA
- a CDS encoding halocyanin domain-containing protein yields MKRREFLRTAGGTAAAATAAAGTAAASQEGGGGAQVQPDFGGWLDGVDGGYADLRGQSEVTVEVGASGNGGNLAFAPAGIWVDPGTTVTWEWTGEGGGHNVKMEEGPAGLDSGAPVAEAGTTYEYTFEEGDAGISKYFCEPHKALGMLGAVAVGGDVATVEVGGGGGEKELEELGVPIQAHWVGAATILGIIVTVIYSFFILKYGESPNTGNTGGGE; encoded by the coding sequence ATGAAAAGGCGGGAGTTTCTCCGAACGGCCGGCGGTACAGCAGCCGCCGCGACCGCTGCCGCCGGGACCGCCGCTGCTTCGCAGGAAGGCGGCGGTGGAGCGCAGGTTCAACCTGACTTCGGCGGTTGGCTCGACGGCGTCGACGGAGGCTACGCAGACCTCCGCGGCCAGAGCGAAGTGACAGTCGAAGTTGGTGCCTCCGGCAACGGTGGGAATCTGGCGTTCGCCCCGGCCGGCATCTGGGTCGACCCCGGTACGACCGTGACGTGGGAATGGACTGGCGAAGGCGGCGGACACAACGTCAAGATGGAAGAAGGACCAGCAGGTCTCGACTCCGGTGCGCCCGTTGCTGAAGCCGGCACCACCTACGAGTACACCTTTGAAGAAGGTGACGCAGGCATTAGCAAGTACTTCTGTGAGCCACACAAGGCGCTGGGTATGCTCGGCGCCGTCGCCGTCGGCGGCGACGTGGCGACTGTCGAAGTCGGTGGCGGCGGCGGCGAAAAGGAACTCGAGGAACTCGGTGTTCCGATTCAGGCACACTGGGTCGGCGCGGCGACCATCCTCGGAATCATCGTCACCGTCATCTACTCGTTCTTCATCTTGAAGTACGGCGAGTCCCCCAACACGGGTAACACTGGAGGTGGCGAATAA
- a CDS encoding DUF7318 family protein — protein MSSTGSTYGDIHRYEPARESTAAAIAIVLLTIIEVVFVFLFTYGFVSGWGLTDTGNMFLGGILAVIFVDLAFILALYRKEFLPDVMIVKKRRRKWEDLYVREEDVDGVTLGDGAWDQVKRAVYPYYKR, from the coding sequence ATGTCCTCGACCGGAAGCACATACGGCGATATTCACCGATACGAACCGGCACGCGAGAGTACTGCGGCGGCCATCGCGATCGTCCTCTTGACGATTATCGAGGTCGTGTTCGTCTTCCTCTTCACCTACGGATTCGTCTCCGGGTGGGGTCTGACGGACACGGGTAACATGTTCCTCGGTGGCATCCTCGCCGTCATCTTCGTGGACCTCGCGTTCATCCTCGCACTGTACCGCAAGGAGTTCCTTCCAGACGTCATGATCGTCAAGAAGCGACGTCGCAAGTGGGAAGACCTCTACGTCCGCGAGGAGGACGTCGACGGTGTCACGCTCGGTGACGGTGCGTGGGACCAGGTCAAGCGCGCGGTGTACCCCTACTACAAGCGATAA
- a CDS encoding cytochrome b produces MSLERKEEHDHKAWMKTKDLTPIEATFLTTLIWLDKRLRIVDYLELLETLYYRVNLQMPKSHTEQYNLDNKFWYWYPLYTLGLFSTLAYVVAAISGALLGFYYSPATTGDPTTAYNSIEFIMRDLQFGFMLRSVHRWAAQVMVAAVFLHMLRVYFTGSYKEPRELNWLLGIVLISLTMVFGYTGYLLPWDQLAFWAGQIGVEMSLSVPLAGEWVAQLLFGGFTLSQATLQRMYILHVFLLPFVVTTLIAIHIGIVWVQGIAEPH; encoded by the coding sequence ATGAGTCTCGAACGCAAAGAAGAACACGACCACAAAGCCTGGATGAAGACGAAGGACCTCACGCCGATCGAGGCCACCTTCCTCACCACGCTCATCTGGCTGGATAAGCGACTTCGGATCGTCGACTACCTCGAACTTCTGGAGACACTCTACTACCGAGTGAACCTCCAGATGCCGAAGAGTCACACCGAGCAGTACAACCTCGACAACAAGTTCTGGTACTGGTACCCCCTGTACACGCTGGGCTTGTTCTCGACGCTCGCGTACGTCGTCGCGGCGATTAGTGGCGCCCTCCTCGGGTTCTACTACTCCCCGGCGACGACCGGCGACCCGACGACGGCATACAACAGTATCGAGTTCATCATGCGCGACCTTCAGTTCGGCTTCATGCTCCGTTCCGTCCACCGCTGGGCGGCACAGGTCATGGTCGCGGCAGTGTTCCTGCACATGCTCCGTGTCTACTTCACGGGGTCGTACAAGGAACCCCGCGAGCTGAACTGGCTCCTCGGCATCGTCCTGATCAGCCTGACGATGGTGTTCGGGTACACGGGATACCTTCTCCCGTGGGACCAGCTCGCCTTCTGGGCCGGTCAGATTGGCGTCGAGATGTCGCTGTCCGTCCCGCTCGCCGGTGAGTGGGTGGCACAGCTCCTGTTCGGCGGCTTCACGCTGAGTCAGGCGACGCTCCAGCGCATGTACATCCTTCACGTGTTCCTGCTCCCGTTCGTCGTGACGACACTCATCGCGATTCACATCGGTATCGTGTGGGTGCAGGGCATCGCGGAGCCGCACTGA